A genomic region of Methanobacterium sp. SMA-27 contains the following coding sequences:
- a CDS encoding DUF1959 family protein, giving the protein MSEYKPNTKIEDEELLITMKKRILASYKWHKDVVVPFAAELEISPEELEEILMKRLDMSSLEAINPRFESSKLRCIKEKIHSDLRLCWLCDVMNILTEEESENIKTKIAYEVLNENKPYDKAIEEGRKDLLEDLMR; this is encoded by the coding sequence ATGAGTGAATACAAACCAAATACAAAAATTGAAGACGAAGAACTTCTCATAACCATGAAAAAAAGGATTCTTGCCAGCTATAAATGGCACAAAGACGTTGTTGTTCCATTTGCAGCTGAACTGGAAATATCTCCCGAGGAACTGGAAGAAATTCTTATGAAGAGATTGGACATGTCAAGTCTTGAAGCAATAAATCCAAGGTTTGAATCATCCAAACTAAGATGTATCAAAGAAAAAATACATTCAGATCTAAGACTATGCTGGCTCTGCGATGTAATGAACATCCTCACAGAAGAGGAATCAGAGAATATTAAAACTAAAATAGCATATGAAGTTCTAAATGAGAATAAACCTTACGATAAAGCCATAGAAGAAGGCAGGAAAGATTTACTTGAAGATTTAATGAGATAA
- a CDS encoding NADH-quinone oxidoreductase subunit B family protein — MLDGLKDIIRKSSIHVCLINTGGCNGCDIEVVALLSPRYDLEQYGIYVHNNPREADVILVTGAMAEQWKDKLQRIYAKAPEPKIVVAIGNCPLTGDVFNQEGCSIYAPVSDFIPVAAEISGCPPRPSEILAAILAVGPDALAARGREKL; from the coding sequence ATGTTAGATGGTCTTAAAGACATTATAAGGAAGAGTTCCATACATGTCTGCCTTATAAATACAGGAGGTTGCAATGGTTGTGACATAGAAGTAGTAGCACTACTATCACCACGTTACGACCTTGAACAGTATGGTATTTACGTTCACAACAATCCAAGGGAGGCCGATGTCATCCTTGTAACAGGTGCAATGGCAGAACAATGGAAGGACAAACTCCAGAGAATATATGCAAAGGCACCTGAACCCAAAATAGTGGTTGCAATTGGTAACTGCCCACTTACAGGTGATGTTTTTAACCAGGAAGGATGCAGTATATACGCACCTGTATCTGACTTTATACCTGTGGCTGCGGAAATTTCAGGCTGCCCACCGCGCCCATCAGAAATATTAGCAGCCATTTTAGCTGTGGGGCCAGATGCACTTGCAGCAAGAGGGAGGGAAAAATTATGA